Proteins from a single region of Sporosarcina sp. P33:
- a CDS encoding response regulator transcription factor, whose protein sequence is MIRVLLVDDHEMVRIGVSTYLQMQPDIEVIGEAENGQIAVEKALELRPDIILMDMVMPVMNGAEATAAIIAKWPEAKVIIVTSFLDDDKLYPALEAGAVSYILKTSNAKRVADAIRDTMQGQTVLEPEVTSKMMTKMRAGDTHALHEELTDRELEVLLLLAKGKSNQEIADELFIALKTVKTHVSNLLSKLEVQDRTQAVIYAFQNKLTD, encoded by the coding sequence ATGATTCGAGTATTATTAGTGGATGACCATGAAATGGTGCGGATTGGTGTGTCGACGTATTTACAGATGCAGCCGGACATCGAAGTAATCGGAGAAGCGGAAAACGGACAGATTGCTGTGGAGAAAGCGCTGGAGCTGCGTCCTGATATTATCCTGATGGATATGGTCATGCCAGTCATGAACGGTGCCGAGGCAACGGCGGCCATTATTGCGAAGTGGCCGGAAGCAAAGGTGATCATCGTCACCAGTTTCCTTGATGATGATAAACTGTATCCTGCGCTGGAGGCCGGAGCAGTCAGTTATATTTTGAAGACGTCCAATGCAAAGCGCGTGGCTGATGCGATCAGAGATACAATGCAGGGTCAAACAGTGCTTGAACCAGAAGTGACGTCGAAAATGATGACGAAAATGCGCGCCGGAGATACACATGCCCTGCATGAAGAGTTAACTGACCGCGAGCTGGAAGTGCTGTTATTATTGGCAAAGGGGAAATCCAATCAGGAAATAGCAGATGAACTGTTTATCGCGCTGAAAACTGTGAAGACGCATGTCAGTAATCTATTATCCAAACTCGAAGTCCAGGACCGCACACAGGCGGTTATTTATGCATTTCAGAATAAATTAACGGACTGA